GCGAACACGGCGTCGTTTACCTGCTCGGCTCGCCCGTCGAGTACCGGTTTGAGGCTGCGCCCCTGCAACCACGTCGGCGGTTCGAGGTTCAGCAGATCGCACAGCGTTGGGAACAGATCGATTTGCGAGGTGAGCGTGTCGAGGGTGCGCCCGCCGCGCAACGTCTCGCCGGGGCCGCGCAACATGAGCATGACTTCCATGCCCGCATCGCTACAGCAACACTTCTGGCGCGGGAAGCTGATGCCGTGGTCGGTCGTGCAGATCACCAGCGTATTGTCCGCCAGTCCACTCGCTTCCAGCGCTTCAAGCACCGTTCCCACGCCGCGGTCCATGCGACGGGCGGCGGTCGCGAAGCGTGCGGAATCCAGCCGCGTTGGCGGCGTGTCCGGCATGCCGAAAGGCGGCCGCTGACGCTCCGGTCGGTCGGCAGGGTCCAGTTCGTCAGCAGCGGGAAAGCGACCGCGATGCGTTTCGACAAAGCCGCAGTCCAGAAAGAATGGTTCGCGCGGACCGGCGTTTAAAAACGCGGCCGCCGCCGGCGCGACGTATTCAGCCTCGGCCCCTTTGGTGGGCAGCACACGGCCGTACCCAATTTCCTCCGGCTCGGTCGCCACGTGGTTCACGCCCACCAGCGTCGTGTCGTAGCCGTTGTTCCCGAGAAAGTGGGCCAGATGCCGTTCCGGATCATGCAGCCGAAATCCGCGATGGTGCAACCCGAGCATGCCCGTGCAGTGGGCCCATTGTCCTGTTAGCAGTGCCGCTCGACTTGGCGAACAGGTAGGCGCCGCGCAGTAGGCCTGCCGAAACAACACACCTTCATCCGCCAGTCGGCTGAGGTGCGGCGTGTGCACCGCGTAGCCATACGGCCCGATGCGTCGTCCCGTGTCGTGCGAATGCATGTAAATGACATTCACAATGCGATCTCCTTTACCGTCACGCCACCCAGATCGCCGAAGCCGACCACCCAGTAGTCCTGCGTCCACCGCGGCGGCGGATCGCCCGCCCGCGACCAGCGCGCGACTGCTTCCGCCACACTCGTATCATCGCTCGGCTGGTAGTCCGGCTCAAACAACGGCGGCGAAACCACGGGCATCTCACCTTCCGGATGATGGTGCGGCCCCAGTAGATTGCGCAGCGTCCCGTACAAAGTCAGGGATAGCTTGCCGCCTTCCGCGGGAAGCTCCAACTCGTACGGCGGAGCGACCAGGTGGCCGATCGATCGGTCGTCCCATACAACTTCGACCACAGCCGCCGACAGACGCTCCACCTTTAACAGCCTCGGCCGACGCGATGGAGGCAGGCTCGTCGTCAATCGAAGATTGCCTGCATAAAACGGTAGTCCCGCGTCAGTCACATCGCCATAAGCCGGCTCACGCGGATCGGTCACTTGAATCGACGTACGATCCAGGCGACGCTGCATCACCGGCGGCAAGCCAAACGCCTGCCAGTGTGGGCATGGTGCCACGGCGGGCTGCTCGACTGTGATCGCATCAACACTGAAGTCACCGATCAGCATGACCGCTTCGGCCTCCGTTCCATAGCGACGGACGGTGTCGTGGATGCTCGTGCGGTCGCCATGATGAAATTCAGCGCAGTGCAACTCGATCATATTGTTACCGTCGCGCACCATGCCCGTCACGTCGATGGGCATCCAGCGGGCGTCCCGCCATGCAGGCAATCCCGCGTAGGTGACGCATCGGCCATTCATGCGAATCACCCATCGCTCGGGGTACTCCACCACCAGCCGAACGCTGCGGTTGGCCGACAGCCCCGCCGCCTTAAAGCGATACCGCAAGGTCAGCGGGCCGTCGTATCGCATCGCGTTGAGCCGACGCTGCACCGCCAGCACCGGCACGGCGTTCGTCGACCACGGGCCATCGCCTTCGCGAAACCAGGCGGTGTCCAGCGGGAGCGTGTTGTCATCCAGCCGTTCGATGCGCCAACTCGATGACGGGATTGTGTGCTCCGTCGACTGGGCAGGGTCAATACCGCGCGGACGTGCAGGCATCGGAACCAGTGGTTTTTCACTGAGCTCAAGCAGATGGCCTTGCGCCGGTGCAAAAGGCAACGTGACCTGCAGGCGATTGCCGCGCCACTGCTGCGTCGGCGAGGATGTCTTGCCGCGTAAGGGGTCGATCATCCGCGCTGAACGCCACCGACCCGGGAAGGTCAGCGTCGCGCTGCCGCCTTGCGTGCGGTGCAGGTTCACGACGAAAGCGAGTCGCCGTCCATCTTCAAGATCGCGCACATGCGCGAGCGTCCGCCGGGCAACCTCGGTGGGCAGACCTTCTAGGTGTACCGCCATACCGCGCGCGGTCTGCATATGCTTCGGCAACTCGTCGACGGACACCATCGGCACGTCGTCGAGCACCTCACTCGGCTGCTTGCTGGGCTCACCTTCAACGTACGCCGGCGGCTCGGCGGTCCGCCAGATCAAGCCGCCGGCTTCGCGAAACCGGGCGAGCAACGCGAGTGTGCTCTGGCGGATCGTCTGCATCGCCGGCACGACGACGTGCGGATAATGCATCTGCCCCACACGCAGCACGGTTTGCCCGTCGGCATCCGTTGTCACGCTCGCATCGTCGGCCAGCAGATCTTCATCGCCCAGATCGATTCCGACCTGGACGCCCAGCAGTTTCCAGAGCAGCGTCTTGAAGTGCTCATCAAATGACTCAATCGCCGACCGTGACGCTGCGGTGGTCGGGTTGAAGTCGGTGGTATTCTCGTCCTTCGTATCCGCCGGGGCGGCATCGGCCTGCCACAGTGTCCACGCCGACTCCGCTGGATGGAGCACGAGCGCGTCAGCCACAAATCGCCCGGCCGCCATCTGGCCACACAACTGGCCCAGCGCCCCGTCGAGCACTGCGTTCTTCGGCCACCACGGCTGTTGGTAGAACAGGTTGGGCGGATGGTCGCGCTTGCGACAGCCCGCCATCGTGTACAACGCCAGATGCGGGTTAAGCAGGTTCGCCCCCAACGCGATCTGCTGTGCCGCGATCCACCAGCGATCTTCAAAACTCACGTTCTGCCCGCTCACACCATACAACTCGGTGAGCATCTGTCGTCGGCCGCACTGGTTGACCACGCTGCGACATTGTAGCGGCGTCAGCACTTCGTCCACCTGCCTCGCCAGGTGATCGATGCCGGGGATGTGCTGATGGCGATAGTTGGGCATCACCTTCACGCCCCAGAGTTGCTGCTCATACAGCGATCCCTCGGCCATGAAGTGTCCAGTCAACGACAACCCGCGACGCTCGCAGAACTGCCCCAGCCGTTGGCTGAAATGACGCTCGAACAGGTCATTCGCCGTGCGGTAATACTGCCAGCGGAAGCGCGCCGCACCTGGCGCATCAGTGAACAGCAGATACAACTGGTCAACCAATGCCTTGCCATGCATCTGCCGAAAACGCTCCGGCAGATCCGCTGACCACGGCACTGCCCCGCGCGGCAAGCCAAAGCGGAAAATCGCCGAGGGCTCATCCGTAAACTGGGCCGTTACCAGCCCCCCGTAATCGTCGGCATAGCGCTCCGCATAAGTCTCGTAAGCATCGGCCAGGAACTGCGCGGTTCCCGCCTCGCTCATCAGGTCTGTATAGCACGTGCCGTTAAACCACGGGTTGCCCAGCGGCGCGACCCATTCGTACACCGTCACGCCGCCACCGGACGTCAATCGTCGCGCTCGCGGTGGTGCCGGCTCGCCCGACAGCCGGGCCAGAAGCACCTTCATCCGGCACGCCTCACCCGCCAGCGGCGTGCTGCCGCCGCTGAATCCGCTCGGCCACTGGTCTTCGTCGTACAACCAGACCTTGAGCCCAAGCTCACGACAACGCCGGACAACGGCGTCCACTGCGGAAAACCACTCGTCGCCAAGGTACGGCGTGGTCAGGCCCACACGCGCATGCACAAAACCGCCACCCCATCCACCTTCTGCGATGTGAGACAACTGCCGTTGCAACTGCTCGGCAGACATCTGTTCATTCCAAC
The Phycisphaerales bacterium AB-hyl4 genome window above contains:
- a CDS encoding sulfatase, producing the protein MNVIYMHSHDTGRRIGPYGYAVHTPHLSRLADEGVLFRQAYCAAPTCSPSRAALLTGQWAHCTGMLGLHHRGFRLHDPERHLAHFLGNNGYDTTLVGVNHVATEPEEIGYGRVLPTKGAEAEYVAPAAAAFLNAGPREPFFLDCGFVETHRGRFPAADELDPADRPERQRPPFGMPDTPPTRLDSARFATAARRMDRGVGTVLEALEASGLADNTLVICTTDHGISFPRQKCCCSDAGMEVMLMLRGPGETLRGGRTLDTLTSQIDLFPTLCDLLNLEPPTWLQGRSLKPVLDGRAEQVNDAVFAEVTYHAGYEPQRAVRTDRWKLVRRFGSRRRPLPSNVDDGPSKDLWLKAGYFEREAPGLALYDLWLDPSERENLAEQPAHATVREQLDQRLSQWMRDTDDPLLAGDVPLPAGAIANAPDDLSPKDIFRKQGSA